A region of the Pseudobacteriovorax antillogorgiicola genome:
AGCAAGACTTTATGCCAAGGGACTTCGAGAAGGCTATGGCCGAGCCGCAGCTTGAAATCCGTGGGGATGATGCCATGTTCCTAAGGAAGCGATTCCAGACCTTGATCACAGCCCTGGTTGCTAAAGTAGATTTGATGCTTCAGGCTATCAACCACCACCAGGGACAGAAGTGGGATGCAAGCGAGAGTTCTGATGAATCATCAATGACAGCGGAGTAGAGTATGACTCAAAATCGCATGGAAACAGACAGTTTAGGCGAGATTGCCGTTCCCGGGGATAAGCTTTGGGGAGCACAGACCCAACGATCCCTTGAGAACTTTGCCATTGGCCAAGACGTAATGGACCCGGATCTTATTTACGGACTCGCTCTTGTTAAAAAAGTCGCTGCAAAGGTCAATCAAAGTTTGGGGCGTCTTGACGAAAATATCGCCCAGGGAATTATTACTGCGGCCGAGGAGGTTTTAGAAGGTCGTCACCAGGAGCAATTTCCTCTCAAAGTGTGGCAAACCGGTAGCGGTACGCAAAGTAACATGAATGTAAATGAAGTGATTGCCAATCGGGCCAGCCAGATTTTAGGTGGTGAGCTAGGAAGAAAAAAGCCAGTTCACCCAAACGATCATGTGAACCTTGGGCAGTCGTCAAACGATAGCTTTCCCACCGCCATGCATATTGCGATAGTCAAGGCCATCAAGGAAAGGATGCAGCCCGCACTTGGATATACTAGGCGGGTGCTTCAGGCCAAGATCAAAGAATTTGATGGGGTCGTGAAGTCTGGTCGAACCCATCTGATGGACGCTACGCCTCTGACAGTCTCCCAAGAGCTGTCCTCCTACGATGCGCAACTCGCTTTCTGCGAGCAGGCGATCCAAGAGAGCCTTGAAACCCTGTTCGACATTGCTCAAGGAGGAACCGCAGTAGGGACTGGCCTTAATACTCCCCAGAAATTTGCTGAGACATTTGCTGCAACTCTCGCCCAGGAAAGTACTTGGCCATTTAAGACAGCTGACAACAAATTTATGGCTCTTGCGGCTCACGATGCTGTATTAAAAGCTAGCGGCAGCTTGAGGCAGTTGGCCACTGTTGGCTTTAAGATCGCCAACGACTTGAGATGGCTTGCCAGCGGGCCGCGATGTGGGTTGGGAGAGTACATCCTTCCCGCCAATGAACCTGGAAGTTCGATCATGCCAGGAAAAGTTAACCCCACCCAATGTGAGGCCCTCACCATGGTGTGTGCTCAAGTGATGGGTCTCGATCAGGCGATTGCTTTTGCTGCAAGCCAAGGGCAGTTGCAATTGAATACCTTCAAGCCTATGATGGTGCACAATGTCTTGCTGGAAATTCGATTGCTCAGTGATGCCCTAGAGAGCTTCACGAAGAATTGTTTGGAAGGTCTTGAAATCGATCGCGAGCGAATGTCTCACCTGCTTCAACAGTCACTCATGCTAGTCACAGCTC
Encoded here:
- the fumC gene encoding class II fumarate hydratase; its protein translation is MTQNRMETDSLGEIAVPGDKLWGAQTQRSLENFAIGQDVMDPDLIYGLALVKKVAAKVNQSLGRLDENIAQGIITAAEEVLEGRHQEQFPLKVWQTGSGTQSNMNVNEVIANRASQILGGELGRKKPVHPNDHVNLGQSSNDSFPTAMHIAIVKAIKERMQPALGYTRRVLQAKIKEFDGVVKSGRTHLMDATPLTVSQELSSYDAQLAFCEQAIQESLETLFDIAQGGTAVGTGLNTPQKFAETFAATLAQESTWPFKTADNKFMALAAHDAVLKASGSLRQLATVGFKIANDLRWLASGPRCGLGEYILPANEPGSSIMPGKVNPTQCEALTMVCAQVMGLDQAIAFAASQGQLQLNTFKPMMVHNVLLEIRLLSDALESFTKNCLEGLEIDRERMSHLLQQSLMLVTALTPKIGYDRAAAIAKFAHENGVTLKEAAGQLGHLSAEEFEHAIQPEAMTQPSGD